From the Dermacentor variabilis isolate Ectoservices chromosome 5, ASM5094787v1, whole genome shotgun sequence genome, the window cttacttcatatagctgtctgtAATTCGCTATCGGAATCGCGCTCcgcctgtcgggcgaaactgcaaatttttttagaagtggttacaagatatcCAGATCCCAGATATGTCAAATCCGTCGAAGTCAGCTAAGAAGGCCTTGTCTTCAAAATGCTCCTTCTCTTTAAGACTCCTATGGGGTCGTCAGGAGAATTCATTTAAATGTTAATTCCGCCTCAGCGTTTAGGTTACTTTCATGAATTTCCTTTAAGTAACAGCAATAGTTCCCTATAAATACACACACCACCATCCCCTTTTCGTATATTGATGTCAATCTTAAATTGAGTTGACCTAGAGGGTTACAGGCTCGATGATTGAATCAGtacttgatagatagatagatagatagatagatagatagatagatagatagatagatagatagatagatagatagatagatagatagatagatagatagatagataggtggaTGAAACggaatgatagatagatagatagatagatagatagatagatagatagatagatagatagatagatagatagatagatagatagatagatagatagatagatagatagatagatagatagatagatagatagatagatagatagatagatagatagatagatagatagatagatagatagatagatagatagatagatagatagatgaaacGGAGAGAAGACAGTTCACGGAAGGGCACACTTGTCTCTATCGCGCAGGAGAATTGCCTCTTCTCTGAGGCATGCTCGTCAGCGGACCCTAACTCTCGGTGCGTGAACGGCACGTGCAACTGCTCCGAGGGCCTTCAGTCTGTGGGCCTGGGCCCCTGCCAACGGTGGGCCTCGTACGGCGAGCGTTGTGACCGCACCGTGGCCGGCTGCACGGGTCTGGGCGTTGTGTGCGGCCCCGACTCGGTGTGCGCCTGCGAACGGGGCCGCGTGCGCCTCAACGACTCATGCGTCATTCAACCGGAGCCGGAGAGCGACAGCGTCACCCGGCTCACTCCGCGCCAGGTGAGCGCGTGTTAGCGCAGTACGAGGCGGCACCCTTGTCTGTCACTTTATAACGTCGTTAGGTTAGGCCAAAAGAGACGGGAAGGCAGTTATGTCATCAGGGAGCGGAGaggaagaaatgcagaaatacattaagaggaagaaatgcaGTTGGGTGGCCATGTGGTTGGGCGGCCATGTGGTTGGGCAGTCCATGTAGGCAGGCCAGCTTTACGGTTGCCAGCTCTCAAGTGAACGAAGTCGGAACGCGGGGGTGGGGATGGGAGGTTGGCGACGGCGGTCGGAGGGCTCATGCTGCCGTCGACCTACGCTGTCAGTGCCACGACACGCCAGTCGGTACGTGCAACAATCACATTTATTTAATCCTACCATGTGGTGACTTAATTGTGGCAATAAATTTAAGCTGCTGTAGTTGCCTGGCTCACACGGCTAACAATACAGGTAAATGTACTGTGAGCGATTGGCTCCTACAACACAACTAGAACCGCAACAAAACCGCCTTTATGACAATGCAACAGAAGACAAAAGAGGCGACTTTGCAACCGAGTTGTAAGGCATCACAAAAACAAAATGTTGTTTTCGCATTTTTATCCGGTATAGCAAAAGCAATATGGCGGGACATAGGGCCGTCCCGTCTGAATTAAGTCGGGACGCGGGACATTCACTCGAAATTCGGGACTTGGCCACTGAATTCGGAATGGTTCGCAAACCTACATGTAATGCGTAGCCGGCCGGCTACGCATTACATGTAGGTCACTCTAATAGATCACCGGTGATCTATTAGAGTAAAGAATGGGTGCATTATGATGAACAGAGACCATCACTTAGCTCTGGAATTTGTGTCGGCTGACCTATTTGACTGGATAGTTTCCGTCGCCAGCGAGAAGCGGCGCAGAATAAAATTACGCATATCCCACTCACCGCGGGAAAGCAATCTTTGTAGAGTAGTTTGCCACCGAGGGGTAGGCGCTGCGCGAATCTTGAAGGACACAAGTCCAAAAGCCGCGTACGCCATGACAGACGGCATCATCGCCTTATGGCAGTGGCGACGGCAACCACCCGCAATCACCTGAAGTGAAATGCTATCTATCCATGCTCAAGGGAGCTAACTCCAAATGTCCATCACCtcgtgtgggaatgcgaaggaCTCGAGACATTGCGGGAAATGTACCGCCATAATGAGACGACGTCGTTTGTGTCCGACCCCGGACTACCGTCAGCAGAGACGCACTTTAGCTCACTCTATGGAGGTGCGCGTGAGAGGCTTTCATAGTGCTACCACGCTTAGCTGCTTTCCCCTTGGCCACTCCGCCAGATGTGCCTATAGGGCCCTCATTTAAACATGTTATTCTCTCTTTTTGCGTCGTTTCCGTCGGTGCAGAGGGTAGCGCTGATTTCGTCGGTGCTGATCACGCTCACGGGAGTACTGCTGGCGCTGGTCAGCCTCTGTGGCCACCTGTGCCGGCGGTGCACTGCCGAGGGAACCAGCGCCGACGACGTTGCCTCGTACAAGGTGCCGGAGTGGGCCGAGGCGAACAGCTATTACATGTCCACGCGCTTCTGGGTCTCCGAGCAGCCGTACTTCTCGATGGCCCACCGAGGAGTGAGGCGGCCACCCAAGATGTACTTCAACTGGTAGCAGCGTGTCCACTTCGGTTGGGCGCGCCGTTTACTCTGACGTGTGTGGGCCTAGGCACGAGGCTCGCTTTGACGCGCTTGCCGTTTTTGCCAAGTAAAACGTGAATGATGCCGTTGATGTTGCTAATTAATAACGTCATTGTGAAATACATCCTGCCCGCTCAGTCCTTTCATACAGCCGCTGTAGTTTTGCTCAAGAGTGTCCATCAGAATTCACCACGCGTAGTCTATTATACGCTGTTATAGAGTCACATCAGGGAGCGcagcagtggcgcagccagaaatttcgtttgggtaggggggagggggggcctcACGTTTTAGCTAGGCCTCCTCCTCATGAAATTTGTCAAGGTATCcggtgtgcgactcctgtgggtgcgaggaaaccaccGAGCagctattgtgtacctgccctcgctactaTGTAcgacgcctctctctgcgggcaactttacaacgactggactcaagacagaccgttcaccgagtcaaaaatactcggaccgtggccacatccgtcaatggcacgaaaagcgatttgtgccctagtacaatacttgaagtgcaccggcttaagagaccgtttatagtgtccctgtgtacaatgtccctcccacacgcactcagtgcttactctctcccttttttcctcttcccgttacacccccccccccccgtctagGGTAGCACACCAGGTCAACcagctcgtctggttgacctccctgcctttcctgtccttgctctctctttctcttgtcaGGGTATCAAATATATGAATAATAACTgtattgtcattgccaaagatgctgcaaacgcaTTCTAAAACGCTACGCAGTGTCAAGACATGtaagatatgtattttttcatacaagaatatactcgtatgtcccaaaaccTGTGCCCGAAGTAACTGATATCATTGCTTCCATGAttgttttgtctatttaataagtgaaGAACATATCACACGAacgttagaactatatcagttcgaaaccagcaaagcagtgcatgcctctgatatgaaaaatgtaagggccatgaaattaacaagttgaggacaaatattttattgaaactttgtcattgaagagccttgcttacatttttgtacatatgcaaccgtcaaaaaaaaaaatctaaatggctctgtcctttgttccaatgtattgcgcaggagcagctgtcgccggtcgtgtattgtgagtaatggAACCGATGTTAtagtcccaacagagagcacttataaaaagcaggagttctgcaaaataaacgagcTCGAGACAAATGAAAGCGagcaaatgcgaatatatgacaaacggagaAGTAGTCTCCATGCGCATTtggacatttgtcccactgactaagtAGTAGCGTGATTCTCGtttcataaaactccttgggttgctgcttcaaaaagtctaacTTACTCTTTCAGGACATGGtctgacacgaatctggttcccttgagctgtttttttttttcagttgccccaaaatgtggaagtcgcaaggtttCCACATTTTGATTTGGGATGTATGGCGGAtcttgcagcgtttcccacttgaactttgccagttttgtgttaaccacatcagcgacgtggggacgggcattgtcgtggagcaagatgaccccattcgtctaTTTTcgacgtcgtttgttcttgatccggcgtttcacaactTCGGAAACGATTTATAGTCtatccaggtttagcaaattcgatcagtaatggcacctgacgatcgaaaaaaataaagacaacacctttccggcggaaatgacggcctttggtTTCTTTAGGGTgttgaattcaaatgtttccactgtaagctttgccgtcttGTTTCAAGCTCGTAGTAGTAGAACCATGATTCaaccccggtcacaattgcagacaaagtcgtcaccctcgttgtgataccggatcagatgagtcaaggcagtgccgaacCTCTCTGTCtactggcggtggttcaaaaccttgggcatccattccgcacacaagagccgattaTGGTGTGAATTAAGGTGTGAACTGAACCGGGACTGATGTCCACACGCTCTGCCATTTCATCAATACttttcctccgttcttgtctgatcagctcatcaacctttgcaactGTGTTGGAGGTGATTgcgcggtggctttggcccgggcTTAGATCGTTTTTGCAACTTCCACGTCCTTCCTTGAACCGtttactccaacgcttcacagtggccaatgaaatgtcatgttcaacgtacacggcagccatacggcgactaatttctttttgggaaacaccttcagctgtgaGAAAACTCGTgacaccatgctgttcaacttttaGAGCGTCcgttatgtcacgcaaccatgttcaacccagaagatcatttatcctcacacctgcgtgtcagttttgtaaatgagacatgcctgtgtgctacgcgcatgcctcgcagataatgaaccgagccaTTCTTGTACgggatgggttggctcactttcatttgactcgtcctcgtgcatcagaaatgcgaagatacaatggaatattcAAATGCGAAGATGCATCTTGATATAGGGCAAGaacgtgtcactggaaacaaagttcactgcacgtatacacaaaatctcGCAACAAATACTTAAATATACgaataagtctccaataaatctacgtatctaagaaaaagttactgtaataatgcgtcaaacaaggcaaatatgttgcgcaatcacagattcacagatcacaaaaTCCTAGacaccccccacccccttccctcctctacccctgatgtatcgcgcgcgacagaaagcggcgcgcttcctccccgctttccacccttgcgcgcacaagactgagccaccatcgtcggctcaaccatccccccccccccatagctttcacttgcacatgcagcGTGCGGCGCGACGTCATGATGTTGTCGAAcaggactttatacggaacgtgagggcgacggcgacggtgcAGCGTGCGGTGCGACGTCATGATGATGTCGAAcaggactttatacggaacgtgatggcgacggcaggaatgcgcctgaagtgtccatgtaattgctatcacaataataatataaaagtattcggcaactgaagcatcccgtgggccattactttccgcaaaagaagtaacacaaTAGAAgcttcaccatgcgacaattcgcttcGCCGCagcagtgtctttttttttttctttagtgggGCGGGGGcatcgaaatgaaaaaaataaaaataatagtaaaaggaaagcatgttggccagaATCGAACGCCTGCTTTGGGCACCTATGATGGTCCTACCGAAGGAATATTCAAGAAAACGTgaaacgcttggtccacagaggagcatacgcatactgctcggtatcctatacaccggcgagacaagactttccggagtgGTCGCGCCCAAGCGAACGCGTTGAAatacgtcgagtccccacagtgatggcggcgagcgaccgttgtttcttttcctcgtctgccagccagaaagcgtccaaaactctgccgggccaaaatccactcggccagggcaaaccgaatgcgcaccgaagtgcgccgcgcggtggtcggggcaacacgagaaaaacgcatgtgctcttgctggctctggcagcccgcgggtagcgagaacaagaaaattgaggAGCCTCACTGTGTCCTCGcaattaaaagtcaaagtaggaaaataaataagaacgtagttacctttgctggcttcagtgtcttgacatggttgctttggcgcaggtgaaaaaaaaatgttgatattattttctgtgacatgacagcacaaataaacaccacaacgcttcgcctcatcggacctcgctgcgtgctttgtcaacctgtctgatagtgtgttgatttggcttgtctcgttttaTGTTCCgttgtacgactttagaaaagtcaatgcacctttggcgtcaaatgtttataacaacagtAAATCCACAACTTTCCCGAAATGAAAATCTAAAGCtcgactttagaaatgtcaatgcacccgTCGCATCAAAattatgagaactttatgcccatgaAGTTTCGTAATTGAAATTCGTGccctccgtagattccgcggcctccgcaagatgccgcgatgagcccgctcgccatcaaaatgcccttgaaactttgtgctcgaatggggctccttgcgtcatgtgactccagctgcatgggcgttgccgcaaaatccggcccgagttcgcaatgttcgctcTGAAATGTCTTTAGTAGCGTGAAatagacattctagacaaaatccagaacgattttcggcgccgggggttgtttttggtcagcggtgcatgacagcacgaaaaaatttcgggggttGGGTGCTTATGggggggcttcagccccccccccccccggctatgcCCCTGGAGCGCAGTGTCACCCTGCTAGCGTTGTGCGTACCAATATTCCGCGGACAGAGCCTCAATATATTTTGTTCCGCCATGTGGCTGTTACACGAACGAGGGGCAATGATGGAAAGCGACCATCGGCACCACGAGGCCGCTTCTCGAATCAAGACGGTAGGGTGCCTCGATTCGCGCGCTCCCCTCCGCCGCCGTGCGCGCATCGAGGCATCCTACAAGACGGAGGCGCCAGCGGACAGCCCCTTCCACTGCCCATTGCAGCTACTTTGCCATCTCGGACGCAGTAGTCTACAGACCACGGGTGTCGCAAGAAAGCTGGATATCACTGCATATCTGCTAAAAAGCTGTCAACGTTCGACGCACCTGTCCCCGCATTCGACACCGCAGTCGAGCGCAACGGGGAAACTTGTATAAACTAACCGCCTAATTGGTACTTTGCGGTAATGTGTGGATACACAGTGCGCGACTTTCGAGTACGTATTTTACGTGATCGATGAGGCTTTTGTTTATACCTTTGACAGAAATTAAAGAGGGATCCAACAGTACGAAGTAGCTCCTGAACAAGTGTAATATCAATGACCCAAACCGTCTATTTCATGGATGATTTTACCCTTCTTGTGGGGGAACAAAGAAGGAACATTTACTGTGCAGTGCACTGTAGAGTTCAAGCGAAGACCAATATTAAAAGCGTTGCTTGTGCAAAGATTAGTTCGGTCGTATGACAACGGTTAGGGGATCATGTGAACGGCTACATTGCAGTGGAATTGCTTAGCACATGTCATTAATGACGATTTGCTGAGCAGCTTAGT encodes:
- the LOC142583527 gene encoding uncharacterized protein LOC142583527, with translation MGRECGRERCKSHGAVCESSPLGHLLLCACPTNMSVYDRFYDVCHQGRTLHENCLFSEACSSADPNSRCVNGTCNCSEGLQSVGLGPCQRWASYGERCDRTVAGCTGLGVVCGPDSVCACERGRVRLNDSCVIQPEPESDSVTRLTPRQRVALISSVLITLTGVLLALVSLCGHLCRRCTAEGTSADDVASYKVPEWAEANSYYMSTRFWVSEQPYFSMAHRGVRRPPKMYFNW